The region TGCATTTCCTCCGCGAGAACTCCGAACCTGCAGCAGCAGTGAACGCGATGGTGGAGGCTGCGCTGGAGAACGGCGGGCGTGACAACGTCACGCTGATCGTGCTGAACGTGCGGTACACGGGCGCTTCCGAAGACGAAGTGGATGACGGCGCGGCAGGGGAGGAAGCCGAACCGGCCGAACCCGAGCACTCTTCCTCCACAGAGGCCGCCACCGCGGAATGATCACTCCCCGCCTGTGGAGAGGCCAGATCTGATTCCGTCGATGGTCTGAGATGGACGGATGGATGCCACGACCATCGTCCTCCCCGCAGCCCCGGCCGAGCCGGCCCGCCCCCAGCTCCCCTTGCTGGCGGCCATCGTCCCCGTCATCGCAGGCGTCGTGCTGTGGCTCGTCACAGGTTCGCTGTTCGCTCTGTGCTTCGCCGCCATCGGGCCGCTGATGCTGCTCGCGTCGTTCTTCGACGGAATGCGGGCTCGGCGCCGTGGCCGGAGACGGGCGGAGAGCGAGGCTGATCTCGCCTGGCTGCGCGCTGACGAGGAGCTCGCGCGGCTGCACGATCAGGAGCATGAACTGCTCTGGCACCGGACTCCCGACGCGGCGCGCTGCCTGCTCGACCCGCCCCTGCGCGGACGCGTGCCGCTGGGTTCAGCCACCGAGGTCGTGATCGGGCGCGGGGATCGCCGCAGCACCGTGCGCGCCTCGGGCGGTGATGACGAACGGGCGCGTTCCTTCCGCGAGCGTGCGGAACGGCTCGCAGACGGGCCGGTCGTCGTCGAACTCGGTGGCGGCATCTGCGTCCGCGGTCCCGAACCCGTAGCGGCTGCCGTCGTCCGGGCACTCGTGACGCAGCTGTGCCTTCGGTTCGGGCCGGCCGAGCTGAGCCTGCACGGCGCGGGCGTCGCCCCCTGGGGATTCGACGCGTTCCCGCACGCAGGACGGCGTCGTGCACGCTTCCGGCTGCGTCTGGGGGAGGGCGCGGATGCCGCGGACGCCGTGATCTGCATCCGGAGCCCCGGCGACGAGCCCCCGGGAGGAATCACGACGGTGCTGGATTTCGCGGTGCCCGGTCAGGCGCGGGTGCGCACTGCGGATGGCGTTCGCGAACTCGCCCTGGAGGGACTGTCGGCGCAGCAGACGGCAGTGATCGCGGTGGAGATGACACGACGCAACGATGAAGGATCCGACGTGCCCGACGCGGTCGCTCTCGCCGAGATCGAGCCGACCTCCGGCGGCGACGGGCGGCTCACCGCTCGGTTCGGCCGCGGACCGCATGGCGATGTGGTGATCGATCTCGTCGACGACGGACCGCACGCGATCGTGACCGGCATGACAGGCACAGGCAAGAGCGAACTGCTCACCAGCTGGCTGGCGGCCATCGCCTCAGGGCACAGTCCGAGCGAAGTGGCGTTCGTGCTGATCGACTTCAAGGGGGGAACGGCGTTCGAGCCGCTGCGCACCCTGCCCCACGTTGTGGCAGTGGTGACCGATCTCGACTCAGTCGGAGCCCGCCGCGGCGTCGGCAGCCTCACTGCTGAGCTGCGACGGCGTGAAGCCGCTCTCGCTGTCGCCGGTGCTCGTGACGTGCGTGAATGTCCCTCGCTCGGGCGCCTCGTGATCGTCGTCGACGAGTTCGCCGCACTCGTTCAGGAGCACCCGGATCTGGCGCAGATCTTCACCGACATCGCCGCGCGCGGGCGGGCGCTCGGGATGCATCTCGTGCTCGGCACGCAGCGAGCCGGAGGAGTGATACGGGAGGCCCTGGCCGCGAACTGTCCGCTGCGGCTCAGCCTCCGCGTCGCGGAGTCGGCGGACAGTCGTCTCGTGATCGGCTCGGACGCAGCCGCCGATCTGCCGGGCGGGCTCGAGACCAGAGGGCTCGGCTACGTCCGGCGCCCCGAGGACGTCGAGCCTCATCCGATGCGGGTGGCGCTCACGTCACCCGCCGACCTCGCCACCGTCGCGCAGCAGTGGGCGGGAGCACCCAGGCTGGCCAGCCCGTGGCTGCCGCCGCTGCCGTCCGTGATCGATGTGCCCGTGACCCGTGATGCCGACGACGGACCGCATGCGGTGATGCTCGGTCGCGCCGACCACCCCGATCAGCAGAGCCAGCCATGGGTCCGCCTCGCGCCAGGCGAGGGACTGGGCGTCGTCGGCGGCCCGGCTTCGGGCAAGAGCACCTTGATCCGGGCGCTGCACACCCAGCAACCGGATGCCGTCATCGTCCCCACCGACGCGGAGGAAGCGTGGGACGCCGTAGCCGAGCTGTCAACCGGTCGTCATGGCGTGGTGCTGTGCGACGATCTCGACGTGCTCGTCGCACAGTATCCGCCCGAGCACGCGCAGCTCTTCCTCAGCCGCTGGGAGACGATCGTACGAGCGCCGGCCGGCGCGGTCATCACCGCCTCGCGCGCGTCCGGCCCCGTCGGTCGGCTGCTGGACGGACTCGCGCGCCGCGCCCTGCTGCGGGTGAGCAGTCGGGTCGAGCACGTCGCGGCAGGCGGTGATTCCGCTGCGTTCGATCCGCATCGCCCGCCCGGGCGCGCCTGGATCGACGGTCGCGACGTCCAGCTGTGCTGGACGGATCGCACTCCCGCTGCCGGTCTCGTCGCACCCGTTGCCGGCTGGCATCCGCGCAGGGGTCGCTCCGGGGTGGTGACGCCAGCAGTCGACGGCACTCGGGCTGCGCTCGCAGCCGCTCACCCAGGCTGCCGGGTGACGACCCTCGCCCAGCTCGCCGGGACGTCGGGTGATACGGATGCCACTGATGCGCCCGTGGTGATCGTGGGCGACCCCGAGGAGTGGCGTTCGCAATGGGCGAGGCTGCAAGGCATCCGGACCGAGGGGGAGCTGGTCATCGCCGCCGAGTGCGCGCCGGAGCTGCGTCAGCTCGCCGGCGTGCGCGAGACGCCGCCCTTCGCCAGGCTTCACGAAGGCAGGGCCTGGGCGGTCGAGCCGGGGCGTCGTCCCCGGAGGGTTCGGCTGGGGTGATCGCCGCGGTCAGATGCCCGAGCCGGGGCGGATCATCCCGACCGGCTGGCCGCCGCCGAGCACCTCCAGAGGCAGGGCGCTCGCCAGGGTCGCGACATCCGACTCGCTGAGGGCACCGGCGCGCGCGAGCAGGGTCGCGGCGACGATCGCCGAAGCGCGGCTGCTGCCGTCGAGCATCTTGCTGGCGACGGTCGTGCCGTCAGGGGCGACCATGACCATCACGCCCTCCGCGCCGTGCTTGGCGAACACGCCGAGGGTCTCGATGGCGATGGTGTCGGGCTCGCCCGGTCCGGCAATGGTCCACGGGTTCTCGCGCACAGCGCGGACGAGCGCGCC is a window of Microbacterium esteraromaticum DNA encoding:
- a CDS encoding FtsK/SpoIIIE domain-containing protein, which translates into the protein MDATTIVLPAAPAEPARPQLPLLAAIVPVIAGVVLWLVTGSLFALCFAAIGPLMLLASFFDGMRARRRGRRRAESEADLAWLRADEELARLHDQEHELLWHRTPDAARCLLDPPLRGRVPLGSATEVVIGRGDRRSTVRASGGDDERARSFRERAERLADGPVVVELGGGICVRGPEPVAAAVVRALVTQLCLRFGPAELSLHGAGVAPWGFDAFPHAGRRRARFRLRLGEGADAADAVICIRSPGDEPPGGITTVLDFAVPGQARVRTADGVRELALEGLSAQQTAVIAVEMTRRNDEGSDVPDAVALAEIEPTSGGDGRLTARFGRGPHGDVVIDLVDDGPHAIVTGMTGTGKSELLTSWLAAIASGHSPSEVAFVLIDFKGGTAFEPLRTLPHVVAVVTDLDSVGARRGVGSLTAELRRREAALAVAGARDVRECPSLGRLVIVVDEFAALVQEHPDLAQIFTDIAARGRALGMHLVLGTQRAGGVIREALAANCPLRLSLRVAESADSRLVIGSDAAADLPGGLETRGLGYVRRPEDVEPHPMRVALTSPADLATVAQQWAGAPRLASPWLPPLPSVIDVPVTRDADDGPHAVMLGRADHPDQQSQPWVRLAPGEGLGVVGGPASGKSTLIRALHTQQPDAVIVPTDAEEAWDAVAELSTGRHGVVLCDDLDVLVAQYPPEHAQLFLSRWETIVRAPAGAVITASRASGPVGRLLDGLARRALLRVSSRVEHVAAGGDSAAFDPHRPPGRAWIDGRDVQLCWTDRTPAAGLVAPVAGWHPRRGRSGVVTPAVDGTRAALAAAHPGCRVTTLAQLAGTSGDTDATDAPVVIVGDPEEWRSQWARLQGIRTEGELVIAAECAPELRQLAGVRETPPFARLHEGRAWAVEPGRRPRRVRLG